In Vicugna pacos chromosome 10, VicPac4, whole genome shotgun sequence, the following proteins share a genomic window:
- the OR10W1 gene encoding olfactory receptor 10W1, whose protein sequence is MAWGNSSAWMEFVFLAYPSPPELHVLLFLGVSLVYTLAITGNVLVVVAIQTEARLHTPMYYFLGSLSGVEICYTAVVVPHILANVLQSEKTITLLGCATQMVFFIGLGSADCLLLAAMAYDRYVAIRHPLQYPLIITLTLSVRLIAASVVIGLFLSLQLVAFIFSLPFCQVRGIEHFFCDVPPVMCLVCSESHIHERSVLVAATLAIAVPFFLITTSYAFIVATVLTIHSAAGRHRAVSTCCSHLAVVLLQYGCCAFMYLRPSSSYHPKQDPFISLVYTLGTPLLNPLIYTLRNSEMKGAIGRALTRNCLSQNS, encoded by the coding sequence ATGGCCTGGGGAAATAGCTCAGCGTGGATGGAGTTTGTGTTCCTGGCCTATCCCTCGCCCCCAGAGCTGCATGTCCTGTTGTTCCTTGGGGTCAGCCTGGTTTATACACTGGCCATCACTGGGAATGTCCTCGTTGTGGTGGCCATCCAGACAGAAGCTCGCCTGCACACACCCATGTACTATTTCCTGGGCAGCCTCTCGGGGGTAGAAATATGCTACACGGCTGTGGTGGTGCCCCACATCCTGGCCAACGTCCTGCAGTCAGAGAAGACCATCACTCTCCTGGGCTGTGCCACTCAGATGGTTTTCTTCATTGGACTTGGCAGTGCCGACTGCTTGCTCTTGGCTGCCATGGCCTATGACCGATACGTTGCTATTCGCCACCCTTTGCAGTATCCTCTCATCATCACTTTAACTCTCTCTGTCCGCTTGATTGCAGCCTCTGTGGTCATTGGCTTGTTCCTGTCCTTACAACTGGTGGCCTTTATATTCTCTCTGCCATTTTGCCAGGTTCGAGGTATCGAGCACTTTTTCTGTGATGTGCCACCAGTGATGTGTCTTGTTTGTTCCGAGAGCCACATCCATGAGCGGTCAGTTTTGGTGGCAGCCACACTAGCCATAGCTGTGCCCTTCTTCCTTATCACCACCTCCTACGCCTTCATCGTGGCCACTGTGCTCACGATCCACTCAGCGGCTGGCCGCCACCGGGCCGTCTCCACCTGCTGCTCCCACCTCGCTGTGGTCCTGCTGCAGTATGGCTGTTGTGCCTTCATGTACCTGCGCCCCAGCTCCAGCTACCACCCCAAGCAAGATCCGTTCATCTCACTGGTGTACACATTAGGAACCCCATTGCTCAACCCACTTATCTACACCCTGAGGAACAGTGAGATGAAGGGGGCCATAGGGAGAGCTCTTACCAGAAACTGCCTCTCCCAGAACAGCTAG